A genomic stretch from Arachis stenosperma cultivar V10309 chromosome 3, arast.V10309.gnm1.PFL2, whole genome shotgun sequence includes:
- the LOC130966266 gene encoding uncharacterized protein LOC130966266, protein MITKQLADLTKKMERNQVATITTSPTTQEGMDEEAEGICQEIQENKVFKEEVRANIKNQGETIKKLEFQVGCLAEKIPKPTDGFLSDTEKNPRGEAKKVRWEDFKMITTSDQEDEDKQSKLSQQPEDNSIEEEDRDHQEPEISQQELLRLYAPFPQLLNGAVGKRIYSRFLDLFASLHVNIPFIKAIQQMPAFIKYMKELLPRKSSLKGGQTIVLNKECSALIQPELPAKRKDPGSFHIPCAIGETMFDRALYDLGASINLLPLSLVKRLQINEIMPTDVVIRLADKTQKQAIRVVENVLLKVGKYFLPTDFVILDIEESHTHLIILGRSFLATARALIDVEQGELILRIHDERLSFNIFKFSREADQEHKEPSKDYNEMLKEEESTEAHPTYLETPLVDKQGK, encoded by the exons atgatcaccaagcagctagctgaCCTCACCAAGAAGATGGAGAGGAACCAAGTGGCAACCATCACCACTTCACCAACAACCCAAGAAGGAATGGATGAAGAGGCAGAGG GAATATGCCAAGAGATTCAAGAGAACAAGGTGTTCAAAGAGGAGGTGCGAGCCAATATTAAGAACCAGGGAGAGACCATCAAGAAGCTGGAATTCCAAGTGGGATGCTTAGCTGAGAAGATTCCTAAACCTACTGATGGCTTCCTAAGTGATACGGAGAAAAACCCAAGAGGAGAAGcaaagaaagtaagatgggaagaTTTCAAAATGATCACTACAAGTGATCAAGAGGATGAAGACAAGCAAAGTAAACTCTCCCAACAGCCTGAAGACAACTCAATAGAGGAGGAGGATagagatcaccaagaaccagaAATCTCACAACAAGAGTTGCTTAGGCTCTATGCACCATTTCCCCAACTGCTCAATGGTGCTGTggggaagagaatatactcaagGTTTCTAGACTTGTTTGCATCTCTGCATGTGAACATACCATTCATCAAGGCCATCCAACAAATGCCTGCATTCATCAAGTATATGAAGGAACTTCTTCCCAGGAAAAGCTCACTCAAAGGAGGCCAAACTATAGTGTTGaacaaggaatgtagtgccCTTATTCAACCTGAGTTACCTGCAAAAAGaaaagacccagggagttttcacatcccctgtgccataggagaaacaatgTTCGATAGAGCACTTTATGATTTGggggcaagcatcaacttacTGCCATTATCCTTGGTAAAGAGGCTGCAAATCAATGAGATAATGCCCACAGATGTGGTCATCAGACTGGCTGACAAGACTCAAAAGCAAGCAATAAGAGTGGTGGAAAATGTGTTGCTAAAGGTTGGGAAATACTTTCTCCCAACAGACTTTGTCATCCTGGACATAGAAGAGAGTCACACTCACCTAATCATATTGGGAAGATCCTTCCTAGCTACAgccagagcactcatagatgtggaGCAAGGGGAGCTAATATTGAGGATCCATGATGAACGACTCAGCTTTAATATCTTCAAATTCTCACGAGAAGCAGACCAAGAGCACAAGGAACCAAGCAAAGATTATAATGAGatgttgaaggaggaagaaagcACTGAAGCACACCCAACCTATCTGGAGACCCCTTTGGTTGATAAACAAGGGAAATAG